CAGAGCCTGGCATTCTTCGTCATACGCGCCAAAACCAACATGGACTACCACGTGCACTCACGCCGCACGGTCGACAAATCCACAGGTCTGCGCACAGACCAGACCATCATCCTGAATGGAATCAAGACCGCAGGATATTATCCTGCTCCACTCCGACGAATCAGTTTCTTCGACACCGATACAAACAAACGACTCGTGTTTCTCACCAACAACTTCACACTCCCTCCACTCACAATCGCGTCTCTCTACAAGTGCAGGTGGCAGGTGGAACTGTTCTTCAAATGGATCAAACAACACCTCCGAATCAAGACCTTCTATGGCACCTCGATGAACGCTGTAAAGACTCAAATCTGGATCGCCATCACCACCTACGTCCTTGTCGCCATAGTGAAGAAACAGCTCAACATCAATCGCAGCCTCAGCGAAATCCTACAAATCCTGAGCATCTCTCTTTTCGAAAGGACCCATATGGTTCAACTACTTACAACATCCGACACACAAAATGAAACGGACCAAACACGTAACCAGTTATCATTGCTCAACTTTTAACGGGACAGTAGTGGGACACATCACGTAATTCCCAGACCAAAAGGAGGCGTTTGAGATGCAGAATAAATTCGCTTCAGCGGGAGGCCCGCATGTCCTCTCGGACGATTATTCCGGAGTATCGGAAACGCGGAGTGTTTCAGCGCAAGTCAACCCGCATGTCCTCTCGGACAACGAATCACCCTCTTCGTGCTCTGCAACTGTTTCAGCGCGAGTCAACCCGCATGTCCTCTCGGACACAATTCCCTGGGGAGAAACTAGAAACAGAGTGTTTCAGCGCGAGTCAACCCGCATGTCCTCTCGGACGAACAAGATGATTTTCCCCGGTGAGCTGTATGTTTCAGCGCGAGTCAACCCGCATGTCCTCTCGGACACTAATAGCGCATCAGGCCATGGGTGTGATTGTTTCAGCGCGAGTCAACCCGCATGTCCTCTCGGACTTCTCGTGAATCGGGAAAGTGGGGCGGTGAAGTTTCAGCGCGAGTCAACCCGCATGTCCTCTCGGACAGAACTCACGGAGGGTATGGCAGAGGCAATGTTTCAGCGCGAGTCAACCCGCATGTCCTCTCGGACTATGGTTGTGCCTCAACCGCATCGTGTAAAAGTTTCAGCGCGAGTCAACCCGCATGTCCTCTCGGACTTTTCACGCGACGCTACAAATGGGATGATGGTTTCAGCGCGAGTCAACCCGCATGTCCTCTCGGACTAAAGAATTACAGGTAAGGGTGAAGAGCTTAAAGTTTCAGCGCGAGTCAACCCGCATGTCCTCTCGGACGAATCCTTAATCCTGAATCCTGAATCCTTAAAGTTTCAGCGCGAGTCAACCCGCATGTCCTCTCGGACTATCCAGTTCGAAACTTGTTGCAGAGAAAGAAGTTACACGACCAAAATTCAGAACCTCACCCGAATCTGACCAACCGACCGCGTTTTTCAGGGAGGTTCTGAATGACTTACACAATGTAGGCATTGCCTTCATCAATTGCAGGTCCTTTCTTTTCCCCCACCACGTCTGCCCCCGTCGTATACTCCACTCGGTACACTTTTACAAAGCCTGTCTTGATTTTCAAGCGCTCCAACTTCTCGATAAGCTCTTTCCTTCCTCCTTTTGTCAGCCTGCACTCGAACACGCTCTTCTGAATTCGAAACCCGAAACCTTTAAGCAGCTTGTCCACCTTGGCCCGCTCTCGGTCTGAGCTGATGTCATAGACGACGGCGTAATCTGCGGCCCTAGTCATACTTCCCAAGTATAAAACGACAGCGAGCCATTATCAACCGCCCACGCTCGAATCACACGCACCTGCACGTAAATTGTTTCCTTGAGGGAAAGTCTCTCATCGGAGTTCTTCTTCTCCATCTCACCTTCGAGACTATTCAGGAATTTCTTTGAAGCATCCCTAGTCAAATAGTATCCCTTACCGTGTTGCACGAAGTCGGCAGGCTGGATCACCTTCAAATTCAGTATCCGGACGATGAACCGATCGATCCGAGCACGAAACAGCTCCACAAGATCCGCCACGAGCGATTCATACGTGTCTTCAGCGCTGTGAAGAAACCCAAGATACGGGTTCAGCCCCACAGCTCTGACCGTTACATTCAACCGAGAGTAGAGGAGATAGTAGGCAAAGTTGAGCAGGGAATTGATCCGGTCCGGTTCCTTCCGGTCCCGCCTTGCCAGGTGGAATTTTCTGTCGTTGATGAGGGCGTTTAGTTCCGGATAGATCTTCTTTGCCGCCGCCCCCTCCAATCCACGCACTTCATGCACCGTCGCCGCGGCATAGATGCGGGCGACGAATTCTTCCAGTTCGTGCACAAAGTGATGCATATCTACCCGATAGCGCTGCTTGAACAGTGCTATATAGTTTTTCAGCTTCCCGGCAGCAAATTCTTTCGCGATCGAAAGGAGTGCAGTCTCACCCAGCGAGTAATATTTTTTTGCATGCTCGTAGGAGATGTCGAAATACTTCTTCGAGTCGGGCATCACCGTGGTGACATAGTAGCCGGAGTTCAACGTAATGGTGAACGGAATGTTGTGCTCAGTGCACTTGGTGATGAGCCCCGTCGAGAAGACGGTTTTCTCCATGACCATAATCTCACTCACTCTCCTCAATGGAATCGTCTCCAGCACCTCTTTTCCTTTCTTGACCTCCAGCGCATCCCCGTTCACTGCCAGAAACGTGTACGGCTCGGTGACGTAAAGCGGCTTCTTCAGCAACTTCAGCTCTTCCTCTGGCAACACCTGCACTTCGGAATCATTGAATCGGATACCCAGAAACTGGAACCCCTCCTGCATCGGCTTGATGCAAGTCCTCTCTTTCTTCAGCTTCAAGCCAAGGTGCGACAAGCATGCCTCTGTTTTCGAAAGAATGTTCTCAGCCTCATCGATCGTTTTTGTAAGAATAATGAAGTCATCCGCATAGCGAACAAGCCGCACTCCCCATGACTTCACCGCCTCATCGAAGGAATCGAGATACAGGTTTGCCAGAAGCGGTGAGAGCGGGCTTCCCTGCGCCAAACCCCTCACTCTCTCCTGAAAGCGGCCATTGAGCAAGTACCCCGTCCGCGCAGAACGCACAAGGAGACTCTTCAGCAGCGCGTCCTGAACGGGAATGTACGAATCCAGCAAACGCTCCAACACATGCAAATCTACGGAAGGGAAGAAATCCTCAATGTCGGACTCGATTACGTAGCGGTAGCCGTCCGCAAGCGATGCGCGTACCATTTCTACCGCCTTCTGCCGTGAAACTCCACGCCGGAAGCCAATCGATTCCTCTTCAAAGATCCTCTCCGCAGTGTCGGAGAATGTCTTCAACACATACTCCTCCACGATTAGATCTCTATATGCAGGCTGCTCCACCATCCGTTCCCCGCCGCTCTTTTTTTTCACCATGAATGCTGTGTTGGGCGAAGGGGTGTACGTGCCGCCTTTCAGTTCCTCGACAAGTTGTTCAGCAAATGAGTTTTCATCAAACTGCAGCCCCGCTTCCGCTACAAGGGACTCTGCGGCATGGTCGTAGCGCTGCAGCACATCACGCGTCAACGCGGCGAGCGCCTGCTTGTTAGGAAAATACGCACAGAAGTAGCCGGGTGATTGGAAGTGCAACTTATAGTACCCTTGGGAATTAGAGAGTTTCAGCCCGGCATGCAACTCGGAACCAAGGATCAGGAATGGAAGAAAGTCGGCAAAGCTCCCTTTGATGTACAACTTGCCGGCGCAGCCATTGATGTATTGTGTTGTTCCGGACTGGGAATGTGAAAGGTGTTTGATCTCCGCATAGCTCCAGTAATATGGCAATACCGAGAAATCGTCAGAGCCGGATTTGTACGCAAACTCTTCGCCAAACAATTTTGAGAAACGTTTCTCGAAAAGATTTACGAACGCTGTCCGTGAGAGAATTGTCCGCCGCTTTGACTTCTCAGGCTTAAACGGCACTGGCGTGAAGAACTCCAAACAAATCTCTCCGCTCGTTTTCTGGTTTGGGAACGAGGAGATGAGTGCATCATACGTTTGTGCTTCAACTTCCCCAAGCCGAACCAGCGAGAAGTTCTCCTCGCCTTCGGGCGAGGAGAGATACTCCTGTAGCGCGTCACGCCACTTGGCCAGAAACCCCTCATCAAGCCGTACTGCAATTAACTCAACATCCAATTTCGCTGTCTGATGAAGTTTGTAGGTGAATTTACGGTCGGTGATGTGAAAGAAGAGTTTTCCGGAAAGCTCTTCGACCAGCGGCGGAATCATGCGTGCAGAAGCACTTTTAATAATCGCATCAACCACCGACACAGCATGCGCTTTGGTAGAATGTGCGAGTCGCGTGTTGATAATGCTGAAGCGGAGACGATACCAGGTAAGATGTGCAAACTGATTCATGATTTTCACGTCAGGAGTATTCCAGTCCGGCACTCCGTTAATCCAACGTTGTTCTTCATTACGCAGGGACACCTGTTTCAGGCTGAGCTTCTGTCAGGTCCCCTGTTTGTAAGCCCTACTCTGTCCTGCGCAGAGATACCTGTTTCAGTCTCGTTCGGTCGGGAATCTTCTGAGCTACAGGCAGTTGAAGGCACAGTAATCAGAACCCAGGAGGCCTCGCGCACGGAAGCAACAAGAGTCGGGGCGCTCTCAATGAAACGTCCCGTTCCCCTCCGATCATCCCCCTTCTTTCCGCTCAACTGCCTCATCAACATGTTTCAGCAGCTCGTCTAATTGTGGTGTTTCCGGCAGTTCCTTTCCCCAATACATGGATGCACATTCGTCGCCGCCACAAAAGCCACCTAGTTTTTCGAAAAGCCGTCGAGCAACCGCGGGCCGGCCAGTGAACGAGACTTTCTTTACCTGCGCATTGTTGGATGTGGACAGAATAAGAAGATCAAGCTTCTGTGTGCGTTCTGTGTTCTTCCAAAAATGCACGTCCGCAAGATAAGACGTCTTAGGCTGGGATGTTTGAACAACGTAGAGCTGATTGTCGCGCGTTTGTCCCAGCTCATATTCGGCCTCCAACCTCCGAAAATCAGTGTCAATATAGCCTTGTGCTCGTAGATCGAACTCCCGTATCTGGCGGATCTCTTCCCTACTGTACTGGTGCTGCTGCAGCGCCGGGATGTAGCCACGGTCGTTCAGCGCAACTCCCGTCTGCCAGCGGTTGAGTGTGTAGCCGGCGAGCTCTGCAAGTTGCTCCAGTGAGCTTCTCGGGTTGCCGCGGTCGATGCTTTCGTACTTATGGTGGTCAATGATGTAGAGCTTATGCCGCTCCCCTAGTTCCTTCTCTTTCGCAACACCGGGCATTTCTACAATGACCACGTTCTCCTTGAGATCGGCAAAGGTCATCGCCGGTTCTTCCTCAAGCGTGGCGCCCCACGGTTGGTTGGACTCACGCACATCAAATCCCAAGCACTTCGCCAGCTCGATAATGGCAACACCCTCGCCATCGTTGCGAGGGCAGATGAGGGTTGTGGTGGTAGGTTCGAGCCTAGCTACCACTGGACGATTTCCCGAACAGTCTCTTGAATCTGTTTAGGGAGAACCAAAGAATACCAACCACCAGGATCAGAAAGAGAACTGCTATCACTACTATCAGAATCCATTTAGATGGATCACTTTTGACGTAGCCAAGCCATTCGGGCCGCAGAAGCCAGAAGCGCTTCTGGGGCAACTCTCCCTCACCTATGAAGGCAAGCCAGATGGTCAGCACAAGAAGCAACACGGTCAGACCCACCAGCATCCATGTCAACCTTACGAGCACCCTCGTCAATGCTTTAATCCTGTCGCTTGTCCTATGCTCGATTGCGTTGCGAACATAC
The window above is part of the Candidatus Eisenbacteria bacterium genome. Proteins encoded here:
- the cas2 gene encoding CRISPR-associated endonuclease Cas2 → MTRAADYAVVYDISSDRERAKVDKLLKGFGFRIQKSVFECRLTKGGRKELIEKLERLKIKTGFVKVYRVEYTTGADVVGEKKGPAIDEGNAYIV
- the cas1 gene encoding CRISPR-associated endonuclease Cas1, coding for MNQFAHLTWYRLRFSIINTRLAHSTKAHAVSVVDAIIKSASARMIPPLVEELSGKLFFHITDRKFTYKLHQTAKLDVELIAVRLDEGFLAKWRDALQEYLSSPEGEENFSLVRLGEVEAQTYDALISSFPNQKTSGEICLEFFTPVPFKPEKSKRRTILSRTAFVNLFEKRFSKLFGEEFAYKSGSDDFSVLPYYWSYAEIKHLSHSQSGTTQYINGCAGKLYIKGSFADFLPFLILGSELHAGLKLSNSQGYYKLHFQSPGYFCAYFPNKQALAALTRDVLQRYDHAAESLVAEAGLQFDENSFAEQLVEELKGGTYTPSPNTAFMVKKKSGGERMVEQPAYRDLIVEEYVLKTFSDTAERIFEEESIGFRRGVSRQKAVEMVRASLADGYRYVIESDIEDFFPSVDLHVLERLLDSYIPVQDALLKSLLVRSARTGYLLNGRFQERVRGLAQGSPLSPLLANLYLDSFDEAVKSWGVRLVRYADDFIILTKTIDEAENILSKTEACLSHLGLKLKKERTCIKPMQEGFQFLGIRFNDSEVQVLPEEELKLLKKPLYVTEPYTFLAVNGDALEVKKGKEVLETIPLRRVSEIMVMEKTVFSTGLITKCTEHNIPFTITLNSGYYVTTVMPDSKKYFDISYEHAKKYYSLGETALLSIAKEFAAGKLKNYIALFKQRYRVDMHHFVHELEEFVARIYAAATVHEVRGLEGAAAKKIYPELNALINDRKFHLARRDRKEPDRINSLLNFAYYLLYSRLNVTVRAVGLNPYLGFLHSAEDTYESLVADLVELFRARIDRFIVRILNLKVIQPADFVQHGKGYYLTRDASKKFLNSLEGEMEKKNSDERLSLKETIYVQVRVIRAWAVDNGSLSFYTWEV
- a CDS encoding IS4 family transposase, translating into QSLAFFVIRAKTNMDYHVHSRRTVDKSTGLRTDQTIILNGIKTAGYYPAPLRRISFFDTDTNKRLVFLTNNFTLPPLTIASLYKCRWQVELFFKWIKQHLRIKTFYGTSMNAVKTQIWIAITTYVLVAIVKKQLNINRSLSEILQILSISLFERTHMVQLLTTSDTQNETDQTRNQLSLLNF